Proteins encoded together in one Lathyrus oleraceus cultivar Zhongwan6 chromosome 5, CAAS_Psat_ZW6_1.0, whole genome shotgun sequence window:
- the LOC127079376 gene encoding uncharacterized protein LOC127079376, with amino-acid sequence MEKYFKRKSTEQSSTPNPQTGSSHEKKVFEFELEKLPNDPGSRPKMSDYHPSDRDEIRRYHLQKGHSQPKEIIFPQRKFGHIFRMFNSDWYLKYGTWLEYSQSEDAAYYLCCYLMRSHLEEHKGYGDAFITEGLQIGRKVKDIYKVGKNCRGNLKLTSPDIQKDIVKVAATVTTQVILDYLGDDLFAILIDESCEISAKEQMVVIIHYVNNEEKVIEHFLGIVHVSNTSALTSKMTLESLFAKYGLSLSMMHGQSYDGASNMQGEYNGLKSLI; translated from the exons ATGGAAAAATATTTCAAAAGAAAATCAACAGAGCAATCATCAACTCCTAATCCCCAAACTGGGTCCTCCCATGAAAAAAAGGTTTTTGAGTTTGAATTGGAAAAACTTCCTAACGATCCTGGTTCAAGGCCAAAAATGTCAGATTATCATCCAAGTGATAGAGATGAAATTAGAAGATATCATTTGCAAAAAGGTCATTCACAACCAAAAGAAATTATTTTTCCACAAAGAAAATTTGGACATATCTTTCGTATGTTTAATTCGGATTGGTATTTAAAATATGGTACTTGGTTGGAATATAGCCAAAGTGAGGATGCTGCATATTATTTATGTTGTTATCTTATGAGGTCACATCTTGAAGAACATAAAGGTTACGGTGATGCCTTTATAACAGAAGGCTTACAAATTGGAAGAAAAGTGAAAG ATATTTATAAAGTTGGGAAGAATTGTCGTGGAAATCTTAAGTTAACATCTCCTGATATTCAAAAGGATATTGTTAAAGTTGCTGCAACGGTCACTACTCAAGTTATACTGGATTATCTTGGAGATGATTTATTTGCTATTTTAATTGATGAATCTTGTGAGATCTCAGCGAAGGAGCAAATGGTTGTGATTATACATTATGTAAATAATGAGGAAAAAGTTATTGAGCATTTTCTTGGTATTGTTCATGTTTCAAATACTAGTGCTCTAACATCGAAAATGACTTTGGAGTCATTATTTGCAAAATATGGATTAAGTTTGTCAATGATGCATGGACAAAGCTATGACGGAGCAAGTAATATGCAGGGTGAATACAATGGCCTAAAAAGCTTGATTTAA